One Microbacterium sp. No. 7 genomic window carries:
- a CDS encoding LysR family transcriptional regulator translates to MLDMRRLRLLWELHARGTVTAVAEARNYSPSAVSQQLALLEREAGVALLRRTGRTLELTAAGLALVEETGHLIAGLERAEAALHRVRAEVSGTVRVAAFQTAMLTIVPPALRRLRDEHPALRVEVVQYEPGAALQETWAGGFDLVVAEQYPGHSAVHFRGLDRQPLTRDPIRLGLPARGTGDARFDAATRIEDLAELPWVMEPPGAATRHWAEQTCRVAGFEPDVRYETADLQAHLRIIESGGAVALLPGLVHAGATARLRLLSLPGDPHREIFTAARASRGAHPALAAVRAAFAAEAEALGERLLSR, encoded by the coding sequence ATGCTGGACATGAGGAGGCTGCGGCTGCTGTGGGAGCTGCACGCGCGGGGCACCGTCACGGCCGTCGCGGAGGCGCGCAACTACAGCCCGTCGGCGGTCTCGCAGCAGCTCGCCCTGCTCGAGCGCGAGGCGGGCGTCGCGCTGCTGCGCCGCACGGGACGCACCCTCGAGCTGACCGCCGCGGGGCTCGCGCTCGTCGAGGAGACCGGGCACCTGATCGCGGGGCTCGAGCGGGCCGAGGCGGCGCTGCACCGCGTGCGCGCCGAGGTCAGCGGAACGGTGCGGGTCGCGGCGTTCCAGACCGCGATGCTCACGATCGTGCCGCCCGCGCTGCGCCGGCTGCGCGACGAGCACCCCGCACTGCGGGTGGAGGTCGTGCAGTACGAGCCCGGCGCCGCGCTGCAGGAGACGTGGGCGGGCGGGTTCGACCTCGTCGTCGCCGAGCAGTATCCGGGACACTCGGCGGTGCACTTCCGCGGTCTCGACCGGCAGCCGCTCACGCGCGATCCGATCCGGCTCGGACTGCCCGCGCGCGGCACGGGCGACGCGCGGTTCGACGCCGCGACCCGCATCGAAGACCTCGCCGAGCTGCCGTGGGTCATGGAGCCGCCGGGAGCCGCGACCCGGCACTGGGCCGAGCAGACCTGCCGCGTCGCGGGGTTCGAGCCCGACGTGCGATACGAGACCGCCGACCTGCAGGCGCACCTGCGCATCATCGAGTCGGGAGGCGCGGTCGCCCTGCTGCCCGGCCTCGTGCACGCGGGCGCGACGGCCCGGCTGCGGCTGCTGTCACTGCCCGGCGACCCGCACCGGGAGATCTTCACGGCCGCGCGGGCCTCGAGGGGCGCACATCCCGCGCTCGCCGCCGTGCGCGCCGCCTTCGCCGCCGAGGCCGAGGCGCTCGGCGAACGCCTGCTCAGCCGATGA
- a CDS encoding Uma2 family endonuclease codes for MAIDAPTFLPYGRELTRADLEALPDDGHRYELLDGALVVTPSPRFRHQDAVGGLHVVLRNALPSDHMVLVAPFDVVLASDTVLQPDLLVAPRAAFTETHLPGPPSLAVEVLSPSTRGIDLLLKKERLERAGCPHYWVVDPDAPSIVAWDLVDGTYRETAGAAGDEHFEVTTPFPVAFSPASLIG; via the coding sequence ATGGCGATCGACGCACCGACGTTCCTGCCCTACGGGCGGGAGTTGACGCGCGCAGACCTGGAAGCGCTGCCCGATGACGGGCACCGCTATGAGCTCCTCGACGGGGCGCTTGTCGTGACGCCTTCGCCGCGATTCCGGCATCAGGATGCCGTTGGCGGTCTCCACGTCGTGCTCCGGAACGCGCTCCCTTCCGATCACATGGTCCTCGTCGCGCCCTTCGACGTCGTACTCGCCAGCGACACCGTGCTGCAGCCCGACCTGCTGGTCGCGCCGCGAGCCGCGTTCACCGAGACGCACCTTCCCGGGCCCCCGTCGCTGGCGGTCGAGGTGCTGTCGCCGTCGACCCGCGGCATCGACCTGCTGCTGAAGAAGGAACGGCTCGAGCGCGCCGGCTGTCCGCACTACTGGGTCGTCGACCCAGACGCCCCGTCGATCGTCGCCTGGGACCTCGTCGACGGCACCTACCGCGAGACCGCCGGCGCCGCTGGCGACGAGCACTTCGAGGTCACGACGCCCTTCCCCGTCGCCTTCTCCCCCGCCTCGCTCATCGGCTGA
- a CDS encoding sodium/solute symporter, translated as MNQVLDIAAVAAIALATVLIGVYGIRVSRTTGDFFVASRTVRPVWNASAISGEYLSAGTFLGLSGMILLDGARGFWFPIGYAAGYLLVLAFVAAPLRRSGAYTLPDFIEARVQSSRARRVTSIAVLVIGWLYVVPQLHGAGITLVVVAGLPPWVGAVLVTTLVAGAVAAGGMRAITYVQAFQYWLKLTALLVPAVLIAFALAGGPHELDPALVFPPQDGPAGMDAYATASLLLALLLGTMGLPHVLVRFYTSPDGVSARWTTVLVIGMVSVFYAVSSTMGLLGRIVAPDLARPGLSDTVALVLPSRVFPGPLGEAITALVVAGAFAAFLATSAGIVVSLAGVVSQDVFSGSVRSFRVSAVICALVPLAMALATQPAGLVASVGLVFVMAASTLSPVVLLGVWWERLTARGAVAGMVTGGVSCALALLVHAAIGGVGAAAPLLAQPAAWTIPLATATTVVVSLLDREGPPAVAERLLARLHTPERR; from the coding sequence GTGAACCAGGTGCTCGACATCGCCGCCGTCGCCGCGATCGCGCTGGCGACGGTGCTGATCGGCGTCTACGGCATCCGGGTGTCGCGGACGACGGGCGACTTCTTCGTCGCCTCGCGCACCGTGCGGCCGGTGTGGAACGCCTCGGCCATCAGCGGCGAGTACCTGTCGGCGGGCACGTTCCTGGGGCTGTCGGGGATGATCCTGCTCGACGGTGCGCGCGGCTTCTGGTTTCCGATCGGCTATGCGGCGGGCTACCTGCTCGTGCTCGCCTTCGTCGCCGCTCCCCTGCGGCGCAGCGGCGCGTACACACTGCCCGACTTCATCGAGGCGCGCGTGCAGTCGTCGCGGGCGCGGCGCGTGACGAGCATCGCGGTGCTGGTGATCGGATGGCTCTACGTCGTGCCGCAGCTGCACGGCGCGGGCATCACGCTCGTCGTCGTCGCGGGCCTGCCGCCATGGGTCGGCGCGGTGCTCGTGACGACGCTCGTCGCGGGAGCCGTGGCGGCGGGAGGCATGCGCGCCATCACCTACGTGCAGGCGTTCCAGTACTGGCTCAAGCTCACGGCGCTGCTCGTGCCGGCCGTGCTGATCGCGTTCGCGCTCGCGGGCGGCCCGCACGAGCTCGACCCGGCCCTCGTCTTCCCGCCGCAGGACGGGCCGGCGGGCATGGACGCGTACGCGACGGCATCCCTGCTGCTCGCGCTCCTCCTCGGCACGATGGGGCTCCCCCACGTGCTCGTGCGCTTCTACACGAGCCCCGACGGGGTGTCGGCGCGCTGGACGACCGTGCTCGTCATCGGCATGGTGAGCGTGTTCTACGCCGTGTCGTCGACGATGGGCCTGCTGGGACGCATCGTGGCCCCCGACCTCGCCCGGCCGGGCCTGTCCGACACCGTCGCGCTCGTGCTGCCGTCGCGCGTGTTCCCCGGACCCCTCGGCGAGGCGATCACGGCGCTCGTCGTCGCGGGCGCCTTCGCGGCGTTCCTGGCGACGTCGGCGGGCATCGTCGTGTCCCTCGCGGGCGTCGTCAGCCAGGACGTGTTCTCGGGCTCCGTGCGCTCGTTCCGGGTCTCGGCCGTGATCTGCGCGCTCGTGCCGCTCGCGATGGCGCTCGCGACCCAGCCCGCGGGCCTCGTCGCGAGCGTCGGGCTCGTGTTCGTCATGGCGGCCTCGACGCTGTCGCCGGTCGTGCTGCTGGGCGTGTGGTGGGAGCGGCTGACCGCCCGCGGCGCCGTGGCGGGCATGGTCACCGGCGGCGTCTCGTGCGCGCTCGCGCTGCTCGTGCACGCGGCGATCGGCGGCGTGGGGGCGGCCGCGCCGCTGCTCGCGCAGCCCGCGGCATGGACCATCCCGCTCGCGACCGCGACGACGGTCGTCGTGTCGCTGCTCGACCGCGAGGGACCGCCCGCGGTCGCCGAGCGCCTGCTCGCCCGCCTGCACACGCCCGAGCGCCGCTGA
- a CDS encoding DUF3052 family protein, translating to MSTKSVAEKLRLRAGTAIAIVADDAQRAALGPLPEGARVVGPDGEAASAVLFVRDAADLDDRIATADAALRDTAPVWIVYPKGNRADINRDSIWRRVEEAGWTLVANVAVDDVWSAVRMKRAT from the coding sequence ATGAGCACCAAGAGCGTGGCGGAGAAGCTGCGGCTGCGGGCGGGCACGGCGATCGCGATCGTCGCGGACGACGCGCAGCGGGCGGCGCTGGGGCCGCTCCCCGAGGGCGCGCGCGTCGTCGGGCCGGACGGCGAGGCGGCATCCGCCGTGCTCTTCGTGCGCGATGCCGCCGACCTCGACGACCGCATCGCCACGGCCGACGCCGCGCTGCGCGACACCGCTCCGGTGTGGATCGTCTACCCCAAGGGCAACCGGGCCGACATCAATCGCGACAGCATCTGGCGCCGCGTCGAGGAGGCGGGCTGGACGCTCGTCGCCAACGTGGCCGTCGACGACGTGTGGTCGGCCGTGCGGATGAAGCGCGCGACATGA
- the recQ gene encoding DNA helicase RecQ: protein MARPCGGIGLLSDAAARVDGVNSGTWHDDPYADVPWDPDELEPPDELEGPPDLDASGLDTPGLDTPRFARHSTSGGGAAGGDGAAPASSRFVGSDPVAVLGEVFGYDAFRGDQGDIVAHVIGGGDAVVLMPTGGGKSITYQVPALVREGTGLVISPLIALMHDQVDALVANGVRAAYLNSTQSGAERADVERAYLAGELDLLYVAPERLSAAQTTTLLQRGRLSVIAIDEAHCVSQWGHDFRPDYLALGDLAERFPDVPRIALTATATRETHRELTERLALPNARHFVASFDRPNIQYRIEPKVDVRRQLVRFIRGLGGGDATASSGGAETPAEPAGIVYALSRKSVEQTAEYLRTQGLDALPYHAGLPAEMRAAHQARFLRDDGVVMVATIAFGMGIDKPDVRFVAHIDLPKSVEGYYQETGRAGRDGDPAVAWMAYGLGDVVQQRRLIDQSPGEVAYKIRMGQHLDAMLALCETVGCRRQNLLGYFGQPSDPCGNCDTCLTPPETWDGLVPAQKLLSTIVRLQRERGQAFGAGHLIDILRGASTERIVAQQHDRLATYGLGSDLSDQDWRSVIRQLLASGVLMARGEYGVLALGEKAGPVLRGETDVPLRRDVLGRSGTTRVRKTSASDSLDEGDRDLFEALRAWRAGVAKEQSVPAYIVFGDATLRALAEHRPRTLDGLDAITGIGAKKKEAYGEAVLAVIAASG, encoded by the coding sequence ATGGCACGCCCCTGTGGAGGGATCGGACTCCTGTCGGATGCCGCGGCTAGGGTGGACGGCGTGAACTCCGGCACCTGGCACGACGATCCCTACGCCGACGTGCCCTGGGATCCCGACGAGCTGGAACCGCCGGACGAGCTCGAGGGGCCGCCCGACCTCGATGCATCTGGTCTCGATACGCCTGGTCTCGATACGCCGCGCTTCGCGCGGCACTCGACCAGCGGGGGCGGTGCGGCGGGCGGTGACGGGGCGGCTCCGGCGTCCTCGCGGTTCGTGGGGAGCGATCCGGTCGCGGTGCTGGGGGAGGTGTTCGGGTACGACGCGTTCCGCGGCGACCAGGGGGACATCGTCGCGCACGTGATCGGCGGCGGCGACGCCGTCGTGCTCATGCCGACCGGCGGCGGAAAGTCGATCACGTATCAGGTGCCCGCGCTCGTGCGCGAGGGCACGGGCCTCGTGATCAGCCCCCTCATCGCGCTCATGCACGACCAGGTCGACGCGCTCGTCGCCAACGGCGTGCGCGCCGCCTACCTCAACTCGACACAGTCGGGCGCCGAGCGCGCCGACGTCGAACGGGCCTATCTGGCGGGCGAGCTCGACCTGCTGTACGTCGCGCCCGAGCGGCTGTCGGCGGCGCAGACCACGACGCTGCTGCAGCGCGGGCGGCTCAGCGTCATCGCGATCGACGAGGCGCACTGCGTGAGCCAGTGGGGCCACGATTTCCGCCCCGACTACCTCGCGCTCGGCGACCTGGCCGAGCGGTTCCCCGACGTGCCGCGCATAGCGCTCACCGCCACCGCGACGCGCGAGACGCACCGCGAGCTCACCGAGCGTCTCGCCCTGCCGAACGCGCGGCACTTCGTCGCGAGCTTCGACCGGCCGAACATCCAGTACCGCATCGAGCCGAAGGTCGACGTGCGGCGGCAGCTCGTGCGGTTCATCCGGGGGCTCGGGGGCGGCGACGCGACCGCGTCGAGCGGGGGCGCGGAGACGCCCGCAGAGCCGGCGGGCATCGTCTACGCGCTGAGCCGCAAGTCGGTGGAGCAGACCGCGGAGTACCTGCGCACGCAGGGTCTCGACGCGCTGCCGTACCACGCGGGCCTGCCCGCCGAGATGCGCGCCGCCCACCAGGCGCGGTTCCTGCGCGACGACGGCGTCGTCATGGTTGCCACGATCGCGTTCGGCATGGGCATCGACAAGCCCGACGTGCGGTTCGTCGCGCACATCGACCTGCCCAAGTCGGTCGAGGGCTACTACCAGGAGACCGGCCGTGCGGGCCGCGACGGCGACCCCGCCGTCGCCTGGATGGCCTACGGCCTCGGCGACGTCGTGCAGCAGCGCCGCCTCATCGACCAGTCGCCGGGCGAGGTCGCGTACAAGATCCGCATGGGCCAGCACCTCGACGCGATGCTCGCGCTGTGCGAGACGGTGGGATGCCGTCGCCAGAACCTGCTCGGCTACTTCGGGCAGCCGTCCGACCCGTGCGGCAACTGCGACACCTGCCTCACGCCGCCCGAGACGTGGGACGGCCTCGTGCCGGCGCAGAAGCTGCTGTCCACGATCGTGCGGCTGCAGCGCGAGCGCGGCCAGGCGTTCGGCGCCGGGCACCTCATCGACATCCTGCGCGGGGCGTCGACCGAGCGCATCGTCGCGCAGCAGCACGACCGGCTCGCGACCTACGGACTCGGGTCCGACCTGAGCGATCAGGACTGGCGCAGCGTCATCCGCCAGCTGCTCGCGAGCGGCGTGCTCATGGCGCGCGGCGAGTACGGCGTGCTCGCGCTCGGCGAGAAGGCGGGGCCGGTGCTGCGCGGCGAGACCGACGTGCCGCTGCGGCGCGACGTGCTGGGGCGCAGCGGGACGACGCGCGTGCGCAAGACGTCGGCATCCGATTCCCTCGACGAGGGCGACCGCGACCTGTTCGAGGCGCTGCGCGCATGGCGCGCGGGCGTCGCGAAGGAGCAGAGCGTGCCGGCGTACATTGTGTTCGGCGATGCGACGCTGCGCGCCCTCGCCGAGCACCGCCCGCGCACCCTCGACGGACTCGACGCCATCACGGGCATCGGCGCGAAGAAGAAGGAAGCCTACGGCGAGGCGGTGCTCGCCGTCATCGCCGCGTCGGGGTGA
- a CDS encoding DUF1697 domain-containing protein encodes MTTYLAFLRAVNVGGRRMFPKDDIRRVAEACGFGDVATHINSGNVRLVSDRTREEVERALEEAFEADRGFAVPTIVFDAAEFAAIAADADELSAARPGLARHYVYLLQRALDAETASAVEATSSDIGEMIVRGRAAHALLQPGYKDGAVDPLRAEKLLGVGTNRNANVVRTLAAKWC; translated from the coding sequence ATGACGACCTACCTCGCGTTCCTCCGCGCCGTCAACGTGGGCGGCAGGCGCATGTTCCCGAAGGACGACATCCGTCGCGTCGCCGAGGCGTGCGGGTTCGGCGACGTCGCGACCCATATCAACTCGGGCAACGTGCGCCTGGTCTCGGACCGCACCCGCGAGGAGGTCGAGCGCGCCCTCGAGGAGGCGTTCGAGGCCGACCGCGGCTTCGCCGTGCCGACGATCGTGTTCGACGCCGCCGAGTTCGCCGCGATCGCGGCGGATGCCGACGAGCTCTCCGCCGCGCGCCCCGGCCTCGCCCGGCACTACGTGTATCTGCTGCAGCGCGCGCTGGACGCCGAGACGGCGAGCGCCGTCGAGGCGACGTCGAGCGACATCGGCGAGATGATCGTGCGCGGTCGCGCCGCCCACGCCCTGCTGCAGCCCGGGTACAAGGACGGCGCCGTCGACCCGCTGCGCGCCGAGAAGCTGCTGGGCGTCGGGACCAACCGCAACGCGAACGTCGTGCGCACCCTGGCCGCCAAGTGGTGCTGA
- a CDS encoding glycoside hydrolase family 3 N-terminal domain-containing protein codes for MRTAPSFRAVCVAVLALALSACATTTPAPSSPTSPGAPTATSTPTRTPTPTPSESPTPSPTPTDPLARLTLEQRVGQLFMVGSPVEAASPLTHEALVAAEVGGAFLHGRSRLGVEAIAQLVDGLTAGAPGAPWVAADQEGGYVQALAGPGFDRIPAAIEQAGTGAAQLRADAARWGAQLREAGVTMNLAPVADIVTSPDEAWRNEPIGAIDRQYGYDADTVAALAGAFAHGMRDAGVVPTFKHFPGLGRTDENTDFSASVVDTVVAADSPDVSVYGRLLADGPAVVMMSLAVYDRIDPSTPAVFSPVVVGEVLRDGLGFDGVVITDDLSAADQVAAWSPGDRGILAIEAGVDVLLVSADPSVFAEMHAGVLARAQSDPAFAAKVDAACRRILALKADPAFAR; via the coding sequence ATGCGCACCGCTCCGTCGTTCCGCGCAGTCTGCGTCGCCGTCCTCGCGCTGGCCCTCTCGGCCTGCGCGACGACGACGCCCGCCCCGTCGTCGCCGACATCGCCGGGGGCGCCCACCGCCACCTCGACGCCCACGCGCACACCGACACCGACACCGAGCGAGAGCCCGACGCCGAGCCCCACGCCGACGGACCCGCTCGCACGCCTCACGCTCGAGCAGCGGGTCGGGCAGCTCTTCATGGTCGGCTCGCCCGTCGAGGCGGCCAGCCCGCTCACGCACGAGGCCCTCGTCGCCGCCGAGGTGGGCGGCGCCTTCCTGCACGGCCGCTCGCGGCTCGGCGTCGAGGCGATCGCACAGCTGGTCGACGGGCTCACCGCGGGCGCACCGGGCGCGCCCTGGGTCGCGGCCGACCAGGAGGGCGGCTACGTGCAGGCGCTCGCGGGACCGGGCTTCGACCGCATCCCCGCCGCGATCGAGCAGGCCGGCACGGGCGCCGCACAGCTGCGCGCCGACGCGGCCCGCTGGGGAGCCCAGCTGCGCGAGGCGGGGGTCACGATGAACCTCGCACCCGTCGCCGACATCGTCACGAGCCCCGACGAGGCCTGGCGCAACGAGCCGATCGGCGCGATCGACCGCCAGTACGGCTACGACGCCGACACCGTCGCCGCGCTCGCGGGCGCCTTCGCCCACGGCATGCGCGACGCGGGCGTCGTCCCGACGTTCAAGCACTTCCCGGGCCTCGGCCGCACCGATGAGAACACGGACTTCTCCGCGAGCGTCGTCGACACGGTCGTCGCGGCGGACTCCCCCGACGTGTCGGTGTACGGACGACTGCTCGCCGACGGACCCGCCGTCGTGATGATGTCGCTCGCCGTGTACGACCGCATCGACCCGTCGACGCCGGCCGTGTTCTCGCCGGTCGTCGTCGGCGAGGTGCTGCGCGACGGGCTCGGCTTCGACGGCGTCGTGATCACCGACGACCTGTCGGCCGCGGACCAGGTGGCGGCGTGGTCGCCCGGCGACCGCGGCATCCTCGCGATCGAGGCGGGCGTCGACGTGCTGCTCGTCTCGGCCGACCCGAGCGTGTTCGCCGAGATGCACGCGGGCGTGCTCGCGCGGGCGCAGTCCGACCCCGCGTTCGCCGCGAAGGTGGATGCCGCGTGCCGCCGCATCCTCGCCCTCAAGGCGGACCCGGCCTTCGCCCGCTGA
- a CDS encoding DEAD/DEAH box helicase, protein MDGIPTGASADAVYDGVVAWTSAQGLTLYPAQDEAIMELVSGAHVILATPTGTGKSLVAVAAHAACLAAGGRSYYTAPIKALVSEKFFALVDIFGAENVGMVTGDSSVNPDAPIVCCTAEILANLALRRGADAAVDQVVMDEFHFYGDPERGWAWQVPLLTLPRAQFLLMSATLGDVSTISADLERRTGRPVALVTGVERPVPLDFSYERRPVHEVVEALLERGEAPVYIVHFSQAQAMERAQALASVRILSRAGRDEIAEAIGGFRFTTAFGKTLSRLVRAGIGVHHAGMLPRYRRLVETLAQRGLLRVVCGTDTLGVGINVPIRTVLITALSKYDGTRMRQLTAREFHQIAGRAGRAGFDTHGSVVVMAPEWEIENAVALAKAGDDAAKRKKIVRKKAPTGVVNWGEGSFQRLVDAVPEPLEPRMQLTAAMLINVIARGGDVFGNVRALVFDNHEPHARQYALARRALAIFRTLTVAGIVEVVPAASVAGPHEPRRASRASEDSGEIVRTSRDSPNLVSDGMPQIRLTVDLQPNFALNQPLSPFALAVIELLDPSEDAPARGRTGTLAGTSGTLGETTGTVGGTTSTLAGTTGTLGVGTGHYALDVVSVIEATLDDPRAILSQQEFKARGEAVAAMKQDGIDYDERMALLEDVTHPKPLAELLTQAFETFASSQPWVRDFELRPKAVVRDMFERAMSFGEYVSFYQLGRSEGLVLRYLSDAYRAIRQTVPAEARTDELMDLVEWLGELVRQVDSSLVDEWEALINPIDDPEAPVVPPAPPSILDNRRAFTVLVRNELFRRVQLAARQDDDALAALDADVDWPVVLDDYYDEHDEILTGGPARSPRLCVIDEADAANGIWRVEQTIDDPAGHHDWRIRAEVDLAASVEEGTAVVRVAEVVRL, encoded by the coding sequence ATGGACGGCATCCCCACCGGCGCGTCGGCGGATGCCGTGTACGACGGCGTCGTCGCCTGGACGAGCGCGCAGGGGCTCACGCTCTACCCCGCGCAGGACGAGGCGATCATGGAGCTCGTCTCGGGCGCGCACGTGATCCTCGCGACGCCCACGGGCACCGGCAAGTCGCTCGTCGCGGTCGCCGCGCACGCCGCGTGCCTCGCCGCGGGCGGTCGAAGCTACTACACGGCTCCCATCAAGGCCCTGGTCAGCGAGAAGTTCTTCGCGCTCGTCGACATCTTCGGCGCCGAGAACGTGGGCATGGTCACGGGCGATTCGTCGGTGAACCCCGACGCGCCCATCGTGTGCTGCACGGCCGAGATCCTCGCCAACCTCGCGCTGCGCCGGGGCGCCGACGCCGCCGTCGACCAGGTTGTGATGGACGAGTTCCACTTCTACGGCGATCCCGAGCGCGGCTGGGCGTGGCAGGTGCCGCTGCTCACGCTGCCGCGCGCGCAGTTCCTGCTCATGTCGGCGACCCTCGGCGACGTGTCGACGATCTCCGCCGACCTCGAGCGGCGCACGGGCCGCCCCGTCGCGCTCGTCACGGGCGTCGAACGACCGGTCCCCCTCGACTTCTCCTACGAGCGCCGGCCCGTGCACGAGGTCGTCGAGGCGCTGCTGGAACGCGGCGAGGCGCCCGTGTACATCGTGCACTTCTCGCAGGCGCAGGCGATGGAGCGGGCACAGGCCCTGGCATCCGTGCGCATCCTCTCGCGCGCCGGACGCGACGAGATCGCCGAGGCGATCGGCGGGTTCCGGTTCACGACGGCGTTCGGCAAGACGCTGTCGCGGCTCGTGCGCGCCGGCATCGGCGTGCACCACGCGGGCATGCTGCCGCGGTACCGGCGTCTCGTCGAGACGCTCGCGCAGCGCGGGCTGCTGCGCGTCGTGTGCGGCACCGACACGCTCGGCGTGGGCATCAACGTGCCCATCCGCACCGTGCTCATCACGGCGCTGTCCAAGTACGACGGCACGCGCATGCGCCAGCTCACGGCGCGCGAGTTCCACCAGATCGCCGGCCGCGCGGGCCGCGCGGGGTTCGACACGCACGGCAGCGTCGTCGTGATGGCGCCGGAGTGGGAGATCGAGAACGCCGTCGCGCTCGCGAAGGCCGGCGACGATGCCGCCAAGCGCAAGAAGATCGTGCGCAAGAAGGCACCGACGGGCGTCGTGAACTGGGGCGAGGGGTCGTTCCAGCGTCTGGTGGATGCCGTTCCCGAGCCGCTGGAGCCGCGCATGCAGCTCACGGCGGCGATGCTCATCAACGTGATCGCGCGCGGCGGCGACGTGTTCGGAAACGTGCGGGCGCTCGTGTTCGACAACCACGAGCCGCACGCCCGGCAGTACGCGCTCGCGCGCCGCGCCCTCGCGATCTTCCGCACCCTCACGGTCGCCGGCATCGTGGAGGTCGTGCCCGCGGCATCCGTCGCTGGCCCCCACGAGCCTCGGAGAGCCTCACGGGCCTCGGAGGACTCCGGCGAGATCGTCCGAACCTCGCGCGATTCCCCGAACCTCGTGAGCGACGGGATGCCGCAGATCCGGCTCACGGTCGACCTGCAGCCCAACTTCGCGCTCAACCAGCCGCTGTCGCCGTTCGCCCTCGCCGTGATCGAGCTGCTCGACCCGTCCGAAGACGCCCCCGCGCGCGGGCGAACGGGCACCCTCGCGGGAACGAGTGGCACCCTCGGGGAGACAACAGGCACCGTCGGGGGGACAACCAGCACCCTCGCGGGGACGACGGGCACCCTCGGGGTGGGGACGGGGCACTACGCGCTCGACGTCGTGAGCGTGATCGAGGCGACGCTCGACGACCCGCGCGCGATCCTGTCGCAGCAGGAGTTCAAGGCGCGCGGCGAGGCCGTCGCGGCGATGAAGCAGGACGGCATCGACTACGACGAGCGGATGGCGCTGCTGGAGGACGTCACGCATCCGAAGCCGCTCGCCGAGCTGCTGACGCAGGCGTTCGAGACGTTCGCGTCGAGCCAGCCGTGGGTGCGCGACTTCGAGCTGCGGCCCAAGGCCGTCGTGCGCGACATGTTCGAGCGGGCCATGTCGTTCGGGGAATACGTCTCGTTCTACCAGCTCGGCCGCAGCGAGGGACTTGTGCTGCGCTACCTCAGCGACGCCTATCGCGCGATCCGGCAGACGGTGCCCGCCGAGGCGCGCACCGACGAGCTGATGGACCTCGTCGAGTGGCTCGGCGAGCTCGTGCGACAGGTCGACTCCAGCCTCGTCGACGAGTGGGAAGCCCTGATCAACCCCATAGACGATCCCGAGGCGCCCGTCGTGCCGCCCGCGCCGCCGTCGATCCTCGACAACCGGCGCGCGTTCACGGTGCTCGTGCGCAACGAGCTGTTCCGCCGCGTGCAGCTCGCCGCACGACAGGACGACGACGCGCTCGCCGCACTGGACGCCGACGTCGACTGGCCCGTCGTGCTCGACGACTACTACGACGAGCACGACGAGATCCTCACCGGCGGGCCGGCTCGCTCGCCGCGGCTGTGCGTCATCGACGAGGCGGATGCCGCGAACGGCATCTGGCGCGTCGAGCAGACGATCGACGACCCGGCGGGACACCACGACTGGCGCATCCGCGCGGAGGTCGACCTCGCGGCATCCGTCGAGGAGGGCACGGCGGTCGTGCGCGTCGCGGAGGTCGTGCGGCTGTAG
- a CDS encoding nitroreductase family protein: MTDDRDLEELLTRRWTCRAYLPDALPRETIERMLTLAQRTPSWSNTQPWQVYVTGGDETERFREAMVAWAQTADEHYDYGHPESFPDVLRERRRATARQLYESVGIAWGDRAASAKQAQENFRFFGAPHVAIVTAPAELGTYGAVDAGAYITCLLLAAEALGLGATAQAAIAGHSERVRAFFDMPENLRVVAAVSFGLPDLAHPVNQYRTHRATLDEAVVFRGA; encoded by the coding sequence ATGACCGACGACCGTGACCTCGAGGAGCTGCTGACGCGGCGCTGGACCTGCCGCGCGTACCTGCCCGACGCGCTGCCGCGCGAGACGATCGAGCGGATGCTGACGCTCGCCCAGCGCACGCCGTCGTGGAGCAACACGCAGCCCTGGCAGGTGTACGTGACGGGAGGCGACGAGACCGAGCGCTTCCGCGAGGCGATGGTCGCATGGGCGCAGACCGCGGACGAGCACTACGACTACGGCCACCCCGAGAGCTTCCCGGACGTGCTGCGCGAGCGGCGCCGGGCGACGGCGCGGCAGCTGTACGAGTCGGTGGGCATCGCCTGGGGCGACCGGGCGGCATCCGCGAAGCAGGCGCAGGAGAACTTCCGCTTCTTCGGCGCGCCGCACGTCGCGATCGTCACGGCGCCCGCAGAGCTCGGCACGTACGGCGCCGTGGATGCCGGGGCCTACATCACCTGCCTGCTGCTCGCCGCCGAGGCCCTGGGCCTCGGTGCGACGGCGCAGGCCGCGATCGCGGGGCACTCCGAGCGCGTGCGCGCGTTCTTCGACATGCCCGAGAACCTGCGCGTGGTCGCGGCCGTGTCGTTCGGCCTGCCCGACCTCGCGCACCCCGTGAACCAGTACCGCACGCACCGCGCCACACTCGACGAGGCGGTGGTGTTCCGCGGCGCGTGA